CGACGTCATAAGGCGGGCTGCGACATACGTGGAAGGAAACGCGTGGAAGCCAACACTCGTAGCACCGGGCGTCTACCGGCTGCCTTCCTGACGCCCGGGTCGTCGTCCTTCATGGACTTTCTGTCCGACCATCAGCCGGAGATGCTCCCGGGCAAGCGGCAGTTGCCGCCCACCCAGGGTGCGATCGAGGCCCCGCACGGCACGACCATCGTCGCCGTCACCTTCCCGGGTGGTGTGGTGCTCGCCGGTGACCGGCGAGCGACGATGGGGAACGTCATCGCGCAGCGGGACATCGAGAAGGTGTTCCCGGCGGACGAGTACTCGGCTGTCGGCATCGCCGGCACCGCCGGTCTCGCCGTCGAGATGGTGAAGCTGTTCCAGCTGGAGCTGGAGCACTTCGAGAAGGTGGAGGGTGCGCAGCTCTCGCTGGAGGGCAAGGCGAACCGGCTGTCCACCATGATTCGTTCGAACCTCGGTATGGCCATGCAAGGTCTTGCCGTGGTGCCGCTGTTCGCCGGGTTCGACGTGGACCGGGGGAAGGGGCGCATCTTCTCGTACGACGTGACGGGTGGGCGTTCCGAGGAGCACGGTTATGCGGCGACCGGTTCGGGGTCGATCTTTGCGCGTGGTGCGATGAAGAAGCTGTATCACCGTGATCTGAGTGAGGCGGACGCGACGACGCTGGTCATTCAGGCGTTGTACGACGCGGCGGACGACGATTCGGCGACCGGTGGTCCCGATGTCGCGCGCCGGATCTACCCGATCGTCACCGTGATCACCGAGGACGGTTTCCGCAGGCTGACGGACGACGAGGGTGCTGAGATCGCCCGTTCGATTCTGGAGCGGCGGCTGGAGCAGCCCGACGGCCCGCGTGCCGAGCTGCTGTAGTACCTCTCGCTGTTCAGGTGGTCCAGTGACTTCGACAGAAAGGGACGGTTAATCCGGTGTCGACGCCGTTCTATGTCTCACCCCAGCAGGCGATGGCCGACCGGGCGGAGTACGCCCGCAAGGGCATCGCCCGTGGTCGCAGCCTGGTTGTGCTGCAGTATGCCGATGGCATCGTGTTCGTCGGCGAGAACCCGTCCCGTGCGCTGCACAAGTTCAGCGAGATCTATGACCGGATCGGCTTCGCGGCCGCCGGCAAGTACAACGAGTACGAGAACCTGCGGATCGGCGGTGTGCGGTATGCCGACATGCGTGGGTACACGTACGACCGTGCCGATGTGACGGCCCGTGGTCTGGCGAACGTGTACGCGCAGACGCTGGGCACGATCTTCTCCTCGGCGGCGGAGAAGCCGTACGAGGTGGAGCTGGTCGTCGCGGAGGTCGGTGAGACGGCCGACGGTGACCAGATCTACCGGCTGCCGCACGACGGTTCGATCGTCGATGAGCACGGTTCGGTGGCGGTCGGTGGTAACGCCGAGCAGATCAGTACGTATCTGGATCAGCGTCATCAGGACGGGATGTCCTTGGCCGAGGCGCTGAAGCTGGCGGTTCAGGCTCTGTCGCGCGATACGAACGGCACCGAGCGGGAGATTCCGGCCGAGCGGCTGGAGGTGGCGGTGCTGGACCGTACGCGTCCGCAGAAGCGGAAGTTCAAGCGGATCGTCGGCCGTCAGCTCGGGCGGTTGCTGGAGGCCGGTGGAGCGACCACGGAGGCGGAGAGCGCCGCTGAGGACGACGCCGAGGCGTAGCGGCGCCAGGGTGTCCCTGTCCGTCTGGCTGTGGTTTGTTCCGCTTGACTGTTTGTTCTGATTCGTACCCCGGTTGCCTGTGGCGGCCGGGGTACGGGCGTTGACGGGGGTTCAGGTGCGGCTGCGGGGCGGTGCCGTGGAGCCTCGTACGACGAGTCGGACGGGGATGTCGCCCTGGGTGGGCGGGCGGCCGTCGAGTACGGCGAGGAGGGCCTGCATGCCGCGTTCGCCGAAGAGTTCGGCGTCGAGGTGGACCGTCGTCAACTCGGGGTCGATGGCGGTGGCGAGGGCGAGGTCGTCGAGGCCGGTGACGGAGAGGTCGTCGGGGATGCGCAGGCCGAGGCGGCGGACGGCCTTGTAGGCGCCGGTGGCGAGTTTGTCGTCGTCGCAGACGAGGGCGGTGGGGTGGGGGCCGGGGCCGGTGAGGGCGGCTGTGACGGCCTGTTGGGCGCCTTCGAAGGAGATGGGGGCCTGGATGGTGCGCAGGTCGGTTCCGGGGGCGCCGGCGAGCCGTGTGGCGAGTTCGTGGGCGCGTACGGCGAAGGTCCAGGAGGGGATGTCGGCGGCGAGGTGGAGGAAGCGGCGGTGGCCGAGGGCCAGGAGGTGGTCGGTGACCTGGCGTACGCCGTCGGCGATGTCGAGGTTGACGGTGGCGGCGCCGAGGCTGCCGTGGGGGTCGCTGTCGAGCATGACGAGGGGCAGCTGGTCGCCGCGGATGGCGGTGAGGGCGTCGGCGGCCATGGAGGAGGCGAGGACGCCGTCGAGGGCGGCCCGGGCGGAGTGGAAGGGGTCGCGGGCGGGGCCGATGCCCTCGGGGGAGGGGTAGAGGACGACGCCGAAGCCGTGTTCGGCGGCGATGCGGGCGGCTCCGGTGTAGACGCCGGCGAAGAACTCGGTGGTGAGGGCGGGGACGACGAGGAGGACGGTGCGGGTGTGGCCGAGGCGTAGGTTGCGGGCGGCGAGGTTGGGGCGGTAGCCGAGTTCGCGGGCGGCGGTGCGTACGCGTTCGGCGGTGGTCTCGGAGACGCGCCCGCGCCACTTGTCGCCGAGGACGAGGGACACGGCGGCCTGGGAGACGCCCGCGGCCCGGGCGACGTCGCGGCTGGTGGGTCGGGTGCTGCCTCGTGCCACCGTGGGCCTGCTCCTTCGTGTGGACGTGCGGACTGGGCACATGGTACGTATGACGGGCGACGTTATACGTAACACTTCCGGCGTCGCGGTTGACGGGAAAGGCTGGTCATGGCGGCGGGATACCTGGAGATCCTCAGGGCACGGTATGCGGTGAGGCTGCTCGTGGGCACCCTGGTGGGCCGGTTGCCGAACGCCACGGCGGCGATCGCGATCGTGCTGTTCGTCCGGGCCGAGGGCGGCACCTACAGCCTCGCAGGCGGGCTCGCCGCGGCGTACGGGGTGGCCAACGCCGTGGGGCAGCCGCTGCTGGGGCGGCTGGTCGACCTGTACGGGCAGCCGCGGGTCCAGTTGTCGGGTGCGCTCGTATCGGCGCTCGGTACGGGGGTGTTCGCGTTCGCGGGTATCGGCCCGCTGCCGCTCGCGTATGTCGCGGTGGCGGTCGCCGGGCTGTTCACGCCTCCCCTGGAGGGCGGTCTGCGGGCGCTGTGGCCGTCGGTGCTCCGCAGGGAGGACCAGGTGCACACGGCGTACGCGATGGACGCCGTGGCGCAGGAAATCCTGTTCACCGTGGGGCCGTTGCTGGTCACGCTGTGCGCGTCGCTGTGGTCGGCGCGGGCCGCGCTGATCGTGCTGAACGTGATCGGGGTCCTGGGGGCGCTCTCCGTGGTGCTGTCGCCGCCTTCGCGGGCGTGGCGTTCGGCGCCGCGTGAGGCGCACTGGCTGGGCGCGCTGAGGTCGCCGGGGCTGCTGGTGATGCTGGGGGCGTTCCTGTTCGTGGGGATCGCGATGGGGTCCATCACGGTGGCTTCGGTGTCGTACGCGGACGGCCACGGTGGTGACGTGGTGTACGGCTGGCTGATGGCGGCCGTCGGGCTGGGCGCGCTGCTGGGCGGCACGGTGTACGGGGCGCGACAGTGGAGCGGGCCGGCGGAGCGGCGGCTGACGGTGCTGGTGGGGTTTCTGGCGGTGTGTTATCTGCCGCTGACGCTGATGCCGGGCGCGGTCGCGATGACGTTGCTGATGGTGCTCGCGGGGGTGTTCCTGGCGCCGACCCTCGCGTGTGTGTTCGTGCTGGTGGACCGGCACGCTCCGCGGGGGACGGTCACCGAGGCCTTCTCCTGGCTCGTGACGACGTTCACCGTGGGCGCGTCGCTGGGTACGGGTCTCGCGGGGCCGGTCGTCGAGTGGGGCGGAACGCTGTGGGGGTTCGTCGTGCCGGGGGGTGCCGGGGCCGTGTCGTTGCTGGTTCTGCTGGTCACCGGGCGGGTGCTGGCGGTGCCCGCGGGAGGCGCGGTGGTTGCGGTCTCATCGGAAAATGATCCAAACCGTGCTGCCGGAACCCGTTTCAGCTCGGGGGATCGGGCGTAATGTTCAGTCATGGACCGCCGCATTTTCGGGCTGGAGAACGAGTACGGCGTCACGTGTACGTTCAGGGGACAGCGGCGTCTGTCTCCCGACGAGGTGGCTCGGTACCTCTTCCGCCGTGTCGTGTCATGGGGCCGTAGCAGCAATGTCTTTCTGCGAAACGGCGCACGCCTCTATCTTGACGTGGGATCACATCCGGAATACGCGACACCGGAATGTGACGACCTGACGGAACTCGTCACTCACGACAAGGCCGGCGAGCGCATTCTCGAAGGACTCCTGGTGGACGCCGAACGACGCCTGCACGAGGAAGGAATCGCGGGCGACGTCTACCTCTTCAAGAACAACACGGACTCGGCGGGCAACTCGTACGGTTGCCACGAGAACTATCTGGTGGCCCGGCACGGGGAGTTCTCCCGGCTCGCGGACATCCTCATTCCGTTCCTCGTCACCCGCCAGCTTCTGTGCGGTGCGGGCAAGGTGCTGCAGACGCCGCGCGGTGCCGTGTACTGCGTGAGTCAGCGGGCGGAGCACATCTGGGAGGGCGTCTCCTCGGCGACGACCCGGTCCCGGCCGATCATCAACACGCGTGACGAACCGCACGCGGACGCCGAGCGCTATCGCCGGCTGCATGTCATCGTCGGCGACTCGAACATGTCCGAGACGACGATGCTTCTGAAGGTCGGTGCCACCGACCTCGTGCTGCGCATGATCGAGGCGGGCACGGTGATGCGGGACCTGACTCTGGAGAACCCGATCCGGGCGATCCGCGAGGTCAGCCACGACATCACGGGCCGCCGCAAGGTGCGGCTGGCCAGCGGCCGGGAGGCCTCGGCGCTGGATGTGCAGCGCGAGTACTACGAGAAGGCCGTGGACTTCGTCGACCGGCGAGGCATCCGCACGGGCACGGTCGCGCAGGTGCTGGAGCTGTGGGGCCGGGTGCTCGACTCCATCGAGGCCGAGGATCTGGACCGGATCGGCACCGAGATCGACTGGGTGATGAAGTACCAGCTCATCGAGCGGTACCGGGCCAAGCACAACATGACGATGTCGCATCCGCGCGTCGCTCAGATCGACCTCGCCTATCACGACATTCACCGCAGGCGGGGTCTTTACTACCTGCTGGAGAGGAAGAACCAAGCCGCGCGGATCTGCAACGACTTGAAGATCTTCGAGGGCAAGTCGGTTCCGCCGCAGACCACTCGGGCGCGGCTGCGCGGTGACTTCATCAGGCGGGCCCAGGAACAGCGGCGCGATTTCACGGTCGACTGGGTGCATCTGAAGCTCAACGACCAGGCGCAGCGCACGGTGTTGTGCAAGGACCCGTTCCGCAGTGTCGATGAACGGGTGGAGAAGCTGATCGCCGGTATGTGAGTCACCGAGTCGCCGGTATGTGAGATTTGCGGCCGGATGTGTTTCCGGAACGCAACGCGGGGCGCCGTACGTTTTCCGTACGGCGCCCTTCGCACGCCGTAGAGTTGCGCGCACGCCAGCAACACAAGATCGACACCGATACGAGGCTTTCACCGTGCGCCGACGCTCAGTTCTCCTTGCCGTACCTGCCGGACTTGTCACGCTCGCCGGATGCGGCGACGACGAGTCCGACAAGAGCAAGGCCAGTGACAGCAGCCCGTCCCCTTCGGCGTCGGGTTCGTCCGCCGCGCCGGCGCCGAAGATCGTCGACGGTCCGCTGCCGGCGGTCACGGCGGGAGCGAAGTTCGACGAGAAGCCGACCGTGGCCAAGGGCAGCGGTACGCCGTCGAAGGATCTCGCGGTGAAGACGCTCATCGCGGGCAACGGCAAGACGGTCGTGGAGAACGACTACGTCGTGGCCAACTACCTGGGCCAGATCTGGGATTCGGCGAAGGTCTTCGACAACTCGTACGACCGGGGGACCGCGCTCGTCATCCAGCTGGCGCAGGGCGGCATCATCGACGGCTGGCGGTATGGGCTGACTGGCCGGAAGGCCGGCAGCCGTGTCGAGATGGCCGTCCCGCCGACCTGGGGTTACGGCACGCAGGGCAACTCTCAGGCGGGCATCAAGGGCACCGACACGCTGGTCTTCGTCGTGGATGTCAAGGACACGTTCAACGCGAAGAGCTCGGCGAAGGGCAAGGCCGTCGCTCAGGACGACGCCGCGCTGCCGAAGGTGGGGACGAACACGGACGGTGCGGCTCCCTCGATCGAGGTCCCGAAGTCCGCCGCGCCGACGAAGCTGGTGGCGGACTACGTCATCGAGGGCGACGGCGAGGTGGTCAAGGAGACCGAGTCTGTCCTCGTGCAGTACAAGGGCGTGCTGTGGGACACGGGCAAGGAGTTCGACTCGTCGTACAAGAACGGGCAGCTGGTCTCGTTCGGGCTGTCGCAGGTCGTCAAGGGATGGGCGCAGGGGCTGACCGGCAAGAAGGTCGGCAGCCGCGTGCTGATCGTGATTCCGCCGGCCCTGGGCTACGGCGACAACCCGCCGCAGGGCAGCGGCATCGAGAAGGACTCGGTGCTGGTGTTCTCCGTGGACATCCTCGCGAAGATGTGACCCCTTCGGGGAGGTCGTCGCGGCGCGGGCGTCGTCGCACGCGCCCGGGATGAAAGACTGTGCGCGTTGCCTTTGTTCATTCACCAGCAGGAGCCAGAGACGTGAGCATCGAGAAGCCCGAGATCGACTTCCCCGGCGGCGAGCCCCCGGCGGACCTCCAGATCAAGGACATCTGGGAGGGCGACGGCGCCGAAGCGGTGGCGGGTCAGAACGTCACCGTCCACTACGTGGGAGTTTCCTTCAGCACGGGCGAGGAGTTCGACGCCAGCTGGAACCGGGGCACCCCGTTCAAGTTCCCGCTGGGCGGGGGCCGGGTCATCAAGGGCTGGGACCTCGGTGTGCAGGGCATGAAGGTCGGCGGCCGGCGTGAGCTGACCATCCCGGCCCACCTCGCGTACGGCAACCAGAGCCCCACGCCGGCGATCAAGCCGGGCGAGACGCTGATCTTCGTGGTGGACCTGGTCGCGGTCTGACCATCGGTCCGATCGTCGTACGACAGTCGAATGTGATCGGAATCAGGTCGGATCGTCCTACGACGTAGGTGCGAGGTCCGACCGGACTTGATCATCCGGGGTCCATGCCTGTCCGGGCATGGACCCTCGGCTTTTGCCGCGCCACTTCGGAGCGGTACGGTCATCCGTCGTAAGCACCATAGGGAAGACGAAGGGCGTCGATGGCCATTGCCAAGGCAGAGCGGCTGATGAACCTGGCGCTGTGCCTGCTCGGGACGCGCAGGCCGCTGAGCAAGCGCGAGCTTCGTGACTCCATCGAGGCCTATCTCGAAGCGGGCAGCGACGACTCCTTCAACCGGATGTTCGAGCGCGACAAGGACGATCTGCGCGAACTCGGGCTGGTCATCGAGACGGTGGAGAACCTCGACGGGGAGGTCGGCTACCGCGCCGGCCGTGACAGCAACCGGCTGCCGCCCATCACCCTCGACGCCGAGGAGGCCGCCGCCCTGGGCCTGGCCGCGAAGGTCTGGCAGCAGGCCCGCCTCGCCGGTGCGGCCAGTGGCGCGCTGCAGAAGCTGCGCGCGGCCGGACTGCCCGAGGACGTCGACCCCTACGAGGCCCACGGCGCCCTGGAGCCGCGTATCCCGGTGCACGAGGCCGCCTTCGAGCCGCTGATGCTGGCCTGCCGGGACCGCCGCCCGGTCGCCTTCGACTACCGCAAGGCCACAGCCGTCCGCCCGGAGCCCCGTCAGGTGGAGCCGTGGGCGCTGGAGTGCTGGCGCGGCCACTGGTATCTGGCCGGCTGGGACCGTGACCGGGGCGCCGAACGTGTGTTCAGGCTGTCGCGGATCACCGGCAAGGTCCGCAGCCGCAGCGCGAAGTTCACCGCCGACGTGCCCGATGTCGTCACGGTCCGCGAGACCGTCGCCAGCTGGGCGGGGGAGAGCGCCGACCGTTCCGCGCTGATCCGGCTGCGGGCGGGCGCCGGCTACCCCCTTCGGGCGAAGGCGTCCCGGGTGCGGGAACTCGGCGACGGCTGGGACGAGTTGGAGATTCCGTACGGGCACGGGCTGGACGCCTGGCTGGTGGAGTTCGGACCGGACGTGGTGGTCCTGGAGCCGGCCGAACTGCGTGCCGACGTGGTGGACAGGCTGCGCGCCGTGGCCAAGGGCTGAGGGAGAGCACAAGCAAGTGGCAGGCAAACCGGCCAGGCCCGTGAACGCCATCGACCAGACGCGGCGGATGCTGTCCCTGGTGACCTATCTGCGCGAGCGGCCCGGCGCGCGCGTCGGCGACGTCGCCCGCGCGTTCGGGATCACCGAGGACGAACTGGTCTCGGACCTGGACGTGCTGCCCATGTGCGGCACCAGCTTCCGCGGCGGCGACCTGCTCGACATCGACACCGACGGCGACCGGATCTGGTGGCACAACCCCGCCGCACTCGGCGAGGAGGCCGCCGAGCCGCTCAGACTGGCCGCCGACGAGGCGACCGCGCTGCTGGTCGCCGCCCGCGCGGTGTCCACGCTGCCCGGGCTGCGCGAGGGCGACCGGCAGGCGCTGCTGCGGGCCACCGCCAAGGTGGAGACGGCGGCCGGAGAGGCTGCCGGGGCCAGTGCGCGGCTGTCGGTGACCTTCGAGTCCGAGGGCGGGGTCTTCGCGGACGTCGACCGGGCGATCTCCGAGCGCCGCCGCCTGTGGATCCGCTACTACTCGCCCGCGCGTGACGAGCTCAGCGAGCGGGAGATCGACCCGATCCGCCTGGTCAGCGTCGGCCACACCTACGTGGAGGCCTGGTGCCGGCGCTCCGAGGCGCGCCGCACCTTCCGCCTCGACCGGGTCGCCGAGATCAGGATCCTGGACGAGCCGGCCGCCCCGCCCGAGATAGAGCTGCGGGACCTGTCGGAAGGGCTGGTGCAGCCCGCCGCCGAGGATCCCGAGGTGGTCGTCGAGGTCGGGCCCGGCGGACGCTGGGTCGCCGAGTACTACCCGCACGACAGTGCCGATGAGCTTCCCGAGGGCGGGCTGCGTATCACTCTGCGCACCCCCGATCCGGCGTCGCTGCGGCGCCTGGCACTGCGGCTCGGCCGCGACGGGCGCATCGTCTCGCCGCAGGACCTCGCGGACAGTGCCCGGCAGGCCGCCCAGGAGGCGCTGGCGGCGTACGACGCCCCCCAGGCCCCTGGGACACAGCCGCGGACGCCCGGGGCGCACGGAGTTCAGGACGGGCTGTACGACAGACGGGAGCAGGAGCGTTGAGCGAGTCTCCGATGTCAGGTGTGCGGGACATGACCGTGGCCGCGGCCTTCGCCGGCATGAGAAGAGTGGCCCCCGTCGTGTTCCGCGCCGCCTGCCCGGACTGCCGCGGCAACTTCGAGCTCACCGCGGGCGCCCTGCGCCTGGCCATCGGCGCCACCAGCCGGACCACCTTCTACTCGTTCACCTGCCCCGACTGCGACGTGACCGTCCGTAAACCGGCGGGGGAGCGCGTCGTCGAGCTGCTCACCGGGGGTGGGGTCAGGACTCTCCGGCTGGCCGGGCCGTCCTGAGGGGCTGAGCGCTGGTATTTTCGCCCCGGCCGCCCTCACCCGTGCCTCCCCGGGTGGGGGACCCCGCTGGGGACCCCCATCGGGGGCTGCCGCCCCCAGATCCCCGCTTCGGCCTGCACGGCCTCGTCCTCGAACGCCGGACCGGCCGGGGGCGTCCGGGCCGTCCGGTGACGGGTTAGGCTCGGCGCCATGTTCTGGCCGATGTTCGCGATTGCTGTGGGGTTTCTGGGACTCGCCGTTCTCGGGGTGCTCGCCGTCCGGGTCTTCCTGGAGGCGCAGCGCCTGGGAAGGCAGGTCACGGACTCGGCGCGGCGCATCAACCGGGCCGCCGAGGACCTCGAACGGGCGGCCGTGCACACGGCACGCTCTGTGGACGCGCTGTGACTGTCCGGCGGCTCTCCTGTGAGTCCGCTGGTTGATGTGTTTTGGGCGACTTCGGCCTGTCACCTTGTCGGCGTCGGCAGGTACGCTGCTGATCGCGGCCGGAAAACGAGGCCCGGACCGCAAACCGGGAGTACGCACAGGGATTGCCTCAGGTTTACCCCCGAGCGTTACGATCGCTGTGAACACGACGGTCGGACGCCTGTCCGAACGATCGGACAGCACCCCACCCAGCCGCCTCGGTGAGAAGGTAAAGACTTATGTTCGGAAGGCTCGGCGCCCCCGAGATCATTCTCATCCTCGTCGTCATCATCCTGCTGTTCGGCGCGAAGAAGCTTCCGGACATGGCGCGCTCGCTCGGCAAGTCCGCGCGCATCCTGAAGAGCGAAGCCAAGGCGATGAAGTCGGAGGGCCAGGAACCCGCCCCCGCGGCTCCGCCGTACACCGAGGAGCAGCCCCCGGTGCAGCGCACCATCCAGGCCGCCCC
The DNA window shown above is from Streptomyces sp. NBC_01451 and carries:
- a CDS encoding LacI family DNA-binding transcriptional regulator → MARGSTRPTSRDVARAAGVSQAAVSLVLGDKWRGRVSETTAERVRTAARELGYRPNLAARNLRLGHTRTVLLVVPALTTEFFAGVYTGAARIAAEHGFGVVLYPSPEGIGPARDPFHSARAALDGVLASSMAADALTAIRGDQLPLVMLDSDPHGSLGAATVNLDIADGVRQVTDHLLALGHRRFLHLAADIPSWTFAVRAHELATRLAGAPGTDLRTIQAPISFEGAQQAVTAALTGPGPHPTALVCDDDKLATGAYKAVRRLGLRIPDDLSVTGLDDLALATAIDPELTTVHLDAELFGERGMQALLAVLDGRPPTQGDIPVRLVVRGSTAPPRSRT
- a CDS encoding FKBP-type peptidyl-prolyl cis-trans isomerase — encoded protein: MRRRSVLLAVPAGLVTLAGCGDDESDKSKASDSSPSPSASGSSAAPAPKIVDGPLPAVTAGAKFDEKPTVAKGSGTPSKDLAVKTLIAGNGKTVVENDYVVANYLGQIWDSAKVFDNSYDRGTALVIQLAQGGIIDGWRYGLTGRKAGSRVEMAVPPTWGYGTQGNSQAGIKGTDTLVFVVDVKDTFNAKSSAKGKAVAQDDAALPKVGTNTDGAAPSIEVPKSAAPTKLVADYVIEGDGEVVKETESVLVQYKGVLWDTGKEFDSSYKNGQLVSFGLSQVVKGWAQGLTGKKVGSRVLIVIPPALGYGDNPPQGSGIEKDSVLVFSVDILAKM
- a CDS encoding helix-turn-helix transcriptional regulator, which produces MAGKPARPVNAIDQTRRMLSLVTYLRERPGARVGDVARAFGITEDELVSDLDVLPMCGTSFRGGDLLDIDTDGDRIWWHNPAALGEEAAEPLRLAADEATALLVAARAVSTLPGLREGDRQALLRATAKVETAAGEAAGASARLSVTFESEGGVFADVDRAISERRRLWIRYYSPARDELSEREIDPIRLVSVGHTYVEAWCRRSEARRTFRLDRVAEIRILDEPAAPPEIELRDLSEGLVQPAAEDPEVVVEVGPGGRWVAEYYPHDSADELPEGGLRITLRTPDPASLRRLALRLGRDGRIVSPQDLADSARQAAQEALAAYDAPQAPGTQPRTPGAHGVQDGLYDRREQER
- a CDS encoding FKBP-type peptidyl-prolyl cis-trans isomerase, with translation MSIEKPEIDFPGGEPPADLQIKDIWEGDGAEAVAGQNVTVHYVGVSFSTGEEFDASWNRGTPFKFPLGGGRVIKGWDLGVQGMKVGGRRELTIPAHLAYGNQSPTPAIKPGETLIFVVDLVAV
- the tatA gene encoding Sec-independent protein translocase subunit TatA, producing the protein MFGRLGAPEIILILVVIILLFGAKKLPDMARSLGKSARILKSEAKAMKSEGQEPAPAAPPYTEEQPPVQRTIQAAPGDVTSARPVTEPTDTTKR
- a CDS encoding helix-turn-helix transcriptional regulator, producing MAIAKAERLMNLALCLLGTRRPLSKRELRDSIEAYLEAGSDDSFNRMFERDKDDLRELGLVIETVENLDGEVGYRAGRDSNRLPPITLDAEEAAALGLAAKVWQQARLAGAASGALQKLRAAGLPEDVDPYEAHGALEPRIPVHEAAFEPLMLACRDRRPVAFDYRKATAVRPEPRQVEPWALECWRGHWYLAGWDRDRGAERVFRLSRITGKVRSRSAKFTADVPDVVTVRETVASWAGESADRSALIRLRAGAGYPLRAKASRVRELGDGWDELEIPYGHGLDAWLVEFGPDVVVLEPAELRADVVDRLRAVAKG
- a CDS encoding MFS transporter yields the protein MAAGYLEILRARYAVRLLVGTLVGRLPNATAAIAIVLFVRAEGGTYSLAGGLAAAYGVANAVGQPLLGRLVDLYGQPRVQLSGALVSALGTGVFAFAGIGPLPLAYVAVAVAGLFTPPLEGGLRALWPSVLRREDQVHTAYAMDAVAQEILFTVGPLLVTLCASLWSARAALIVLNVIGVLGALSVVLSPPSRAWRSAPREAHWLGALRSPGLLVMLGAFLFVGIAMGSITVASVSYADGHGGDVVYGWLMAAVGLGALLGGTVYGARQWSGPAERRLTVLVGFLAVCYLPLTLMPGAVAMTLLMVLAGVFLAPTLACVFVLVDRHAPRGTVTEAFSWLVTTFTVGASLGTGLAGPVVEWGGTLWGFVVPGGAGAVSLLVLLVTGRVLAVPAGGAVVAVSSENDPNRAAGTRFSSGDRA
- the pafA gene encoding Pup--protein ligase produces the protein MDRRIFGLENEYGVTCTFRGQRRLSPDEVARYLFRRVVSWGRSSNVFLRNGARLYLDVGSHPEYATPECDDLTELVTHDKAGERILEGLLVDAERRLHEEGIAGDVYLFKNNTDSAGNSYGCHENYLVARHGEFSRLADILIPFLVTRQLLCGAGKVLQTPRGAVYCVSQRAEHIWEGVSSATTRSRPIINTRDEPHADAERYRRLHVIVGDSNMSETTMLLKVGATDLVLRMIEAGTVMRDLTLENPIRAIREVSHDITGRRKVRLASGREASALDVQREYYEKAVDFVDRRGIRTGTVAQVLELWGRVLDSIEAEDLDRIGTEIDWVMKYQLIERYRAKHNMTMSHPRVAQIDLAYHDIHRRRGLYYLLERKNQAARICNDLKIFEGKSVPPQTTRARLRGDFIRRAQEQRRDFTVDWVHLKLNDQAQRTVLCKDPFRSVDERVEKLIAGM
- the prcB gene encoding proteasome subunit beta; the encoded protein is MEANTRSTGRLPAAFLTPGSSSFMDFLSDHQPEMLPGKRQLPPTQGAIEAPHGTTIVAVTFPGGVVLAGDRRATMGNVIAQRDIEKVFPADEYSAVGIAGTAGLAVEMVKLFQLELEHFEKVEGAQLSLEGKANRLSTMIRSNLGMAMQGLAVVPLFAGFDVDRGKGRIFSYDVTGGRSEEHGYAATGSGSIFARGAMKKLYHRDLSEADATTLVIQALYDAADDDSATGGPDVARRIYPIVTVITEDGFRRLTDDEGAEIARSILERRLEQPDGPRAELL
- the prcA gene encoding proteasome subunit alpha, whose protein sequence is MSTPFYVSPQQAMADRAEYARKGIARGRSLVVLQYADGIVFVGENPSRALHKFSEIYDRIGFAAAGKYNEYENLRIGGVRYADMRGYTYDRADVTARGLANVYAQTLGTIFSSAAEKPYEVELVVAEVGETADGDQIYRLPHDGSIVDEHGSVAVGGNAEQISTYLDQRHQDGMSLAEALKLAVQALSRDTNGTEREIPAERLEVAVLDRTRPQKRKFKRIVGRQLGRLLEAGGATTEAESAAEDDAEA